The nucleotide sequence ACGTTCTCGTTGAGACCACACTTTTCCCAGcgctaaataaagaaatttaagaaatagtgtaaaatttgtaatataGAAATGCGTCGTCTATGCATACATTtctttatataaagggtgttccaataacaggtgttatgaatgaatggattgggttatcgagagatgattaacgattttttatggccggaattggatggtattgatctggacaacgtttattttcaacaagacggcgctacgtgtcacacaagcaacgaaaccattgatcttttaccggaaaagtttccgaaccgtgttatctctcgaagaggtgatcacaattggccaccgagatcttgtggttTAAtagcttgtgacttttttctttggggccacgtaaaagagaaggtctaccccaacagcccagggtcgattcaagacctcaaagatggaattcgtgaggctatcgaggacatagggcgtGGAGTAGAGCGTGGTCgtagtggtcatttgcctgatgttattttccactattagcggcataccttcctctttataatgagataaacgtccgatcatttatattaaaaatagtttttttttttttgaatatcaaattaacacctcttattggaaaatcttttatttaagaCATACCCTCAAAGTTTCAGCATCAATTTTACTTATGCCATATTTAGTTTTGTAATATGGTTCGCTTTCGTTACACAGTGGTTCGTAACTTTGGCCAATGAGCACTATGCGACACTTTTCCGGCACCAATTCGTCAAGCAGTTTCGTAATCAATTCAGGACGCCATTCATTGCTTAAGTAGGGCGCGGTTAGCACCTCTTCGAGTGGATAAatctaaaaaagttttaaaaaattaataatttaatatcgcATCTTCTTTTAAAACTTACCTGCATGGCCGACACCGCATGCGTGACCATATTTTCCGGCTGCTCTTTGTCCTTGAAACGGAAGCGTATCTCATTTATGTTTACATATTCATCAAAGATCCACTTCTTGGGGCCCTCCTTCCGCAACATTGCTAAGTACTGGAATAcaagtatttattaaaatacatataaataacattattattattttttttttttttgaaaatttgaacacACTTGGAAAATAATGTTCACAATGTCATCAACGTGCTCCATGCCATCCTGCGTTAGATCCACAACGATTTCGAAGAAACCAAAGCCGTTTAGTGTGTTCTGATGGCCGGCCATGAGGCTGtagatacaaaaatataatgaaaacctccatattttcaatttttatttgcatatacaatttttgaacttaCTCGTTGCACCAGCCCAGCTTACGTAACTCCGATAAGATACTGCCTTTGCCTTCATGACCGAGTAAGTGCGATAGATAGCTGTCAGGCTAGAAAAGTTCAaaccatttcaaataaaaaaaaattgcccgaACATTATTATTTTAGGCAACAAACCGCAGATTTATAGAACTCCGTGAGGTCGGCTGTCGTGAAACTGATTGTCAACGATCGCAGATCTTTTATTGGCACAATATACACTTTTTGCGCATACTTATCCTCAGAGAATGGTTCGGGCGGAAAAGTTGGTATATCCACATTTTTATTCTCAATAGTGGAGAACTTTTCAATGACCATATCTTCAAGATCATTAAGTGATTCTGTGGGGAAATTTCAAAAGTTAACATTAGTATTTTGTTGTACACTTGAATCTCTTTTAGGTACCTTTGCCCAGCACAGCTAAGCTCATAATATTCGATGAATACCATTTCTTGTGAAATTTCAATAGCTCCTCGCGTACATCGATGTTCTTAGATTTAGGTATATCATGGAGTGTTACTTTATTACCTGGAAGGGAgtgtaattagaaaaaaagagcGTAATAAGAAACGTAATCAAGAATATCAGGTctgttatattttttggaaaGGCGTTAAACATTTCAATTGCTCaacccttttttaaaaccttcggcgTACTTAATCCGGTGTCTgaccttttttcgtcctgtttgagaattctttttaaaaaattatatccataaatcaatagaaatttaaattttaggaagctacttaGAAGCTCAAgtataaatatgttaaatttacgtccaaagtcgaaaaagtctggctGGACcggggtgcccaacggaggttTAAGggtttaggggtagtcagaattttcaaaaaaaaattaaattctattttgcattttcttaaagtataatatcttaaaaatattgtgtgaaaattttaagtgaatccgacaaaaaCTTTTCGagtcattcaacaattaacaaagggcgctcgggcgctccgaaaCGTTCGAGAACAAGTAGCTAAActttgaatgcgtttttcttaaaactatattttttgaactggtgatcactgtaacttaaaagccacttggtagatttcaataaaatgtatacttcttttgaaaaacataagaaactcgtgcctgatcgaaggattttgttttttgaaaaattttgatttttttttaattaattgtcggttttttctcgaaaatctgaaaaatatttcctgaggccgccgttgatcaggcacaagattatatattagtaaaactaatttctcttgtccaattgattttagatgaatctccaaggacttgtgatgatcaccgcaagggacttctggagaaacggactccacacaaacagcgataacttttataattattaattttttttttgaaattttgctaaagtcaagtcgaaacgggatgcattaatgctatgtttttatttttgtaaaataaagcaattgactaaaaaaaattattgaaaatcataaattttttgtgtgtctGACTACCCCCAACCTCTTAAGGGtatcatttttttcataataagaaATTCACTGACTTACCACTTCCAAATTTGCAATAGGGATGATCGTGTTTTGCCAGATGCTTGTGCACCTGCTTCACTCGCCATATATCGCTGGGTAGATTCTTTTCGTGCTCCGAATTAACCTTGAAACCAAACCAAGAAAATAGTACAAGGAGAAATTATTTGTGCATAGTTTTTGAAAACAGAAACTTCACTCTACCGCATTTATTTCACGTTCCGTGGCACTGGCCGTGAACAAAGGTCCTATAAAGAACTGCGCAAAACGATCGAGTGCGCCGTTCAGTTTATCGGGCGCCACATGAAAGTGATACTTGGTCATTAGTGGATATGTCGCTGCATTACTGCTGCCGCCACTTTGTGACAAATAAGTGGTGTAGCCATTTTCATGTGGGTACTTTTCGGTGCCCAAGAAAAGCATATGCTCGAGAAAATGTGCCAAGCCGGGCAATTCATCAGGATCGGACATATGGCTGTGTCATGGATTTATAaacattcattaaaaatatcgttataaataaaatttcatataccCCTACCCAACTTGCACTGCCAATGCAGCTGCCGAAACATCCGTTTTGGGATCACTGATCAGCAACACCTTCAATCCATTTTCTAGCTGCAGCCCTCGATAGTCGCGCGTATCTTGCTCGGATTTGGCAATATCATTTAATCTGTAGAAGTAAATACATaggaaaaattaatcatttgCGATTGGCATGCGTTTGCATAGCCTAACTAGAGTGCAGCGCTTTGACTGAAAAAAGTGTTCATTAATTGTTGTGATTACGCTAATACCTCCCATAATTTACACCCATTAATTAACTGTCTTAGAGTCGTGCTTACTCACCGCAATATAGACTCTAGCTCTTGTGGCTTCTTCAACGGCACCTTATTAACTCCACCCGATTCACCAGCAGCAGCTGTACTTGAAGCGCTCATTTTGCGGTGGAATATGAAGTTGGATTTTGCACGCGTCCACAATAAAGTTGAGTTATCCCAAATGCTGTAGATGTTGTGAAATACAATATAAAGgtcaatttacaaaatattttcgaaggtAGTGTGTCATACCGACTTCTTGCGTGACGGTTGTAATTAGCACATACCTTTTTGTGGTATTTGCGTTTAGTATGGATGGAGCGTAAGGTTGCTGTTTACAACATAATACTAACGCCTGTCTAATAAACattaatctatttattttaatgtcgCCACTACACTTCCAATGCACTCTTTGTAATTCTCAAGATTTGTACTTTAGTTTCTCTATAATTAAGTTTCTTAAAAATCGTTcggttttttgcaaattgtttttttttttcttcttaacaaGCTGATGCCACAACATAAACTGTTCCAGCTCTGTCGTTTTCGGTTTCGTGCAAATTTTGCTTACTTAATCACTCTCCTCAACAAATTCTTGCAGCAACATGGAAAACGTAAATTAGTAACATGACGATGACAATTGGCTGTTTTTGAGAGCTGTCACTTTTGACACATTGAATAGTGGAATagaagcaaatcagctgatggaATAAGAGAAACAGATGTCACACTTTGTGGCAATGAAACGATAttaaatggaaatgaaatgtAGGAaagttaagaaataaaaaaaaaaaatatagggtACAGTGTTCAAGTTTTCagaaaacatgaataaagttTCTTAGttatgaatatataaataatgcgcaaattaagtgaattgacTGTGTTAAATCTTTCAATATATTTAGAACAAATTATAACATGAGATATTAACAACCAGCTAAAAAGCAAATCGTTGCCAGTTCAAAGTGTTGTCGGAAGTTAAAGGAAAGCGGGCTGATTTTTTATATGTGCTTTTTTACCAAAcgattaaataatttgtttttgttgtagcagcatatacATTCCctatgcatatacgaggaatgctgctgaagtgacagtccttggccggatataaataatTTGTCTTACATTTCATTGTattagatatatacatatatacgcatgcAGAGGCACActgtggctcaaaattaaagtGTGTGgctacatatcgcaccctaaatacaaaagggtcacaactcaaaatgtacttctgctcaaatatgaacgagacgttatcaataaaacggtccgcggatgacatatggcaaaaataatttttttagtttttggtaggactgttataagcttacatggcaaatttcaaagtgatatgtcacatagtttgttttctgtgctactgtaaacaagtcaagctcaagtgtggaaaattttgagttgtgccccttttgtatttagggtgcgatatgtgtcCACCACTATAATCCACTGTATGTACGCGCAACAACATAGATGTTCATCTCAATAGAAATGCACAATATAAAGTGTAGCCCTGTGTTTCGCACATCATCCCAACAGTCAATTCCATCAGTTTCTCTTCCGATTCCCAGGCGAACAACACCGCAACAGCAACACCGTTAACGAGCGAGCAGATTAACGTTCTCCGCTTCTCTGATTAGTATCAGTGCAtcagtcaaaaacaaaaattccgtGAGAGTACAAGTTATATCAACAAAAGCGGTTACTCGAAATTTAGCGGATGAAGAGGAATGAAGcagatccacttaaaattttttcaagcagtGAAAAAGTCGgcttgtgaaaatttaaaaccaGTCAAATagtggaaatatttaagaagtgcataaaaattaaatgtaaaagtgCATGAATTGGTGGAACGTAGAATATCGAATTTAAATGTCGGTCGGAAAagtgcatgaaaaaaaaaaaaacaaattaatgcaAGAGTAGCTGCaatgtgaacaagaaaaaagttGGTGGAGCATAGTAGAATAGAAGAAAAAGTCTGTGTACTGTAAAAACAAAAGTGCAATAACgcaataatgaaatgaaaaagtgcATAACAATTTCAATAAGCGCTTAGTTTGCGaatggaattaaataaattaataaatgttaAGAGAGAGGTAAGAGATGTGAAACTACATAAACTGACATATTTatctctatttttttattacaaattcctCTGCTGCTTAGGTACTTGCAAATTATGCGGCAGAGATGGTTGCTGCAGCAGTATTACATTTCGAGACACCGAAATGGCAcaagaaaaatcaattttcagGCGATCTCCCTACTTCTAACTGTGTCGCCTGTATGGAACGTCTCCCATTAGAGAGCGGGGTATTTAGTATTGGACCGTACACAGAACGACCTGCGGTaaccaaatataatacaatattaaaaaatttaagaaaatcacgGCAACAGAAATTTTCACTTAGGGGCGAGCCCCAATGTAAATGTTGCCAAGCCGGTTGAAAgaattaataattgaaaaaagtgtagagaataaaaaaaaaattaattcagtgCAGTGACGTGCTGCAATACATGTAAGCAATGGAGCGCCGCTGTAAAGGCAGTTTAAGGGTATAAAGTGGAGGCGGTATGGTGGCGTGTGTAGAAAATCAATATGCCAAGTGGCATGCAAGCCATGACAAACAGGCAAATCCAactgcaaacatacatatgtgcatatgtatgtatatgttaacgtacatttgcatgtacatacattagCAGGTGCCGTGTAACACGAAATAATGCAATTGCAGTAGGCACAGTCGTAATCAAAGtgtttatgaataaataaatatggatTTTTGCAAATTCGTACGTTGCTTTAAACTAAATTATATAACATAAATAATTCTATTACTCATTGCATTCATTTAGATATTTACGATTATTTAACGGTTTTTTGGACCGAATTATAATTCATCAATATTTCTTTAACTACTTCTCCCCGGTCTCACCACGCCTCCGTTGGCACTGCCCACTCATGTGTACACACCTTCggtcaattttttgttttttagtcttAACTACTTGTTGTTCGTAGAACATTATTGTGCATTCTCATTTTAAATAAGCAGCGATTATGGCACATAAAGGAAAGTAGAGAAGGCTTATTAGTTAGTAGCAGTAAAAGAACTGGCGCATACGGGAGGGGGTAAATAATGAAAGAACGATGAGGATTATTGCACTATGTTATGCCTGTGaacgaaaaactaaaaaaaaaaataaaaacgcgtAAATTTGATGATTGCTCAGTTGCTGGGTATGCTGCTATGAATAGCTGACACGacttaactacatacatatttacgaatgcacttgtatgcacatatgtacatatgaatgcacCTTCAATATGCAAGTCACATCCATACATGAGATTACAACAATATGGAATTGTAGCATAAAAGTGAAAACTTCGAATACCTAAAACGACATTAGCTTTTGTATCTTCTCAATAGGTCTTGTTGCTGTCGCTGTAATCTGTATGAGACTTGTTCAAATAGGAATTccatactacatatgtatgatgATGTGTGGTTTTGCACGTAGTCCTCCTGTAGCTGGGGGTTAGCAAGTAAGCGAATCACCATTTTCGCATGTTTGGCATTAATGCGTTTTATGCCCTGTTGTGACAGTTCTATGCATGTATGGTCTTCTTCGTATTGATGCTGGGCTGTTTTGTTGTtgatattcatgcattgttgtCGTCAGCTGTATTGTAGTtagttgttatttttaaatttgtgcatGAATGGCCAAATGCTCTTAAAATTAAACAGGGAAATCTATTTATGGATAAAATGGTATAAAtgtgaataataaaattaaagtaaaataattgtaCGAGAGTAATTTTTGCTTGTGAGCAGTTAAGGTTCGTCAAAAAGGAAATGATAGAATAATAACGAATGATAGTTCAAACAGATGatgaacttataaaaaaatttatttttaatatctgattATGTGAATAAGTAAGTTTTTGTTTAACCACATTCAGTCggacacaaattttcaaaactcaacAGATTTCGAAAGATGgtggcaattgttgttgttgtattaagaaggtaggggtagtcagagacacgaacaaattatgattttcaatatttttttttttgctagtcaattggtttattttacaaaaataaaaacatggcattaatacatcatatttcgacttgGCTTTagcaaatcttcaaaaaaaaaattaatagttataaaagttatcgctgtttatgTGGAGCCCATTTCTCAAGAAGTCCTTTGCGGTGATCATCTCAAGTCCTTGGAGACTCATCTAAAATCATTcgggcaagagaaattagttttattaatagataatcttaatattgtgcctgatcgaagctttttttcaaaattaacgatGTGGCGgcttcaggaaatattttttaaattttcgagagaaaaaccgacagtaaatttgaaaaaaaaagaaattgaaatttttgaaatataaaatccTTCGATATCagacacgagttttttatgtttttcaaaagcagtttaaattttattgaaatcttccaagctgtttttaagttacagtgatcaccagttcaatgttttgagaaaaacgcatttaaagtttagcTACTTgttctcgaacgctccggagcacccgagcgccctttgctaattgttgaataactcgcaaagtatttgtcggattcacttcaaattttcataaaatatttttaaggtattatactttaagaaaatgagaaaaaaaattcagttttttgaaaattctgactacccctaaccccttaaaacatTGCCCATTCATTTTAGGGGAATACTGCTCAAATAGGAGTCTAaaactatttttcattcatatttgctttaaaaaatgtggttttattaatttttactctttttgaaattaacttaatttttatttcggtAAATAGAgtgtaaaagtaataaaattcattaaaaagtaaagaatttttttttattatttgcttttttttttgtttttaccatacaatatacattttttcctagGAACATCTATTATAAAGTCATTAACTCAAAACGCCCGTATACCAAATTTTGCTgagatcgaattttttttataattatgtcgTCTAGAGTGatgccttaaggggttatatacagttagaaggccgaaaaaaagcaaatttcccagaattttttctgagaaaacttttaaatttattgatctaaaaatttgtacacattatCTTATCTTTTACCTTTGTTTTAACTGTGTactaatactaaataaaaatatcgcaaACATATCGTGGCATtaccatatcgcaccctaaatacaaaagggtcacaactcaaaattttccacactcgagcttgacttgtttacagtagcacagaaaacaaactatgtgacatatcacgctgaaatttgccatgtaagcttataacagtcctaccaaaaaaaaaaaatgtatttttgccatatgtcatccgcggaccgttttattgataacgtctcgttcatatttgagcagaaggaacattttgagttgtgactcttttgtatttagggtgcgatatcgtGCATACTGGGAGATGACCGATGAATTCGGGTGCGTCACATATGCGTAAATTATTTAGCTATCCTTTCGATATCAATAGCTCCTTTCTGATTTAGCTATATTTCATATCAATAAGATGCCATTTTTCTACAGAATAAGCATTTACACACGTGTACCTGCATCTTTAAATGAAGCAGAAATTAATTCCTTGTATTTCCAGTTCACTAACTCGcggtgttttttatttactctccCTCTTTCATAGTCTCTGTATCTTCTCTTGTCTCTGCTGTTATGGAGCTGAGCTGTTGGCAAATAAGCAAATAA is from Anastrepha ludens isolate Willacy chromosome 4, idAnaLude1.1, whole genome shotgun sequence and encodes:
- the LOC128860315 gene encoding insulin-degrading enzyme isoform X2, with product MSASSTAAAGESGGVNKVPLKKPQELESILRLNDIAKSEQDTRDYRGLQLENGLKVLLISDPKTDVSAAALAVQVGHMSDPDELPGLAHFLEHMLFLGTEKYPHENGYTTYLSQSGGSSNAATYPLMTKYHFHVAPDKLNGALDRFAQFFIGPLFTASATEREINAVNSEHEKNLPSDIWRVKQVHKHLAKHDHPYCKFGSGNKVTLHDIPKSKNIDVREELLKFHKKWYSSNIMSLAVLGKESLNDLEDMVIEKFSTIENKNVDIPTFPPEPFSEDKYAQKVYIVPIKDLRSLTISFTTADLTEFYKSAPDSYLSHLLGHEGKGSILSELRKLGWCNDLMAGHQNTLNGFGFFEIVVDLTQDGMEHVDDIVNIIFQYLAMLRKEGPKKWIFDEYVNINEIRFRFKDKEQPENMVTHAVSAMQIYPLEEVLTAPYLSNEWRPELITKLLDELVPEKCRIVLIGQSYEPLCNESEPYYKTKYGISKIDAETLRRWEKCGLNENVALPLPNAFIPQNFDIMPVDADMPKHPSIIKDTPILRVWHKQDDHFMKPKACMTFDMSNPIAYLDPLNCNLNQLMVSLLKDQLNEYLYDAALAGLKLQVNTKSTGIEFSIRGYNDKQLVLLEKVLDHLFDFKIDEKRFDILREEFIRSLKNFKAEQPYQHAIYYLALILTENAWANSELLDAMELVTYDRVVNFARDFFHRLHTECFIYGNVTKVQALDVAERVNKRLEATDSILLPLLARQMLKKREYKLCSGDSYLFENQNNYHKSSCAQLYFQYGSQTDRSNIMLNLIAQVLSEPCYDVLRTKEQLGYIVFSGIRKVNGANGIRIIVQSSKHPSFVEDRIETFLENYLKLMEEMPLDEFERHKEALALKKLEKPKNVSQQFHQFYNEIALAQYHFERDEAEVAILRKITKEEFLECFKSFIKRDGPERRVLSVHIISTQLNQDDNKTETPEEEVVITNMERHEKITDLEAFKSSKELYPICLPVLDIKAKGARSKL
- the LOC128860315 gene encoding insulin-degrading enzyme isoform X1 gives rise to the protein MFIRQALVLCCKQQPYAPSILNANTTKSIWDNSTLLWTRAKSNFIFHRKMSASSTAAAGESGGVNKVPLKKPQELESILRLNDIAKSEQDTRDYRGLQLENGLKVLLISDPKTDVSAAALAVQVGHMSDPDELPGLAHFLEHMLFLGTEKYPHENGYTTYLSQSGGSSNAATYPLMTKYHFHVAPDKLNGALDRFAQFFIGPLFTASATEREINAVNSEHEKNLPSDIWRVKQVHKHLAKHDHPYCKFGSGNKVTLHDIPKSKNIDVREELLKFHKKWYSSNIMSLAVLGKESLNDLEDMVIEKFSTIENKNVDIPTFPPEPFSEDKYAQKVYIVPIKDLRSLTISFTTADLTEFYKSAPDSYLSHLLGHEGKGSILSELRKLGWCNDLMAGHQNTLNGFGFFEIVVDLTQDGMEHVDDIVNIIFQYLAMLRKEGPKKWIFDEYVNINEIRFRFKDKEQPENMVTHAVSAMQIYPLEEVLTAPYLSNEWRPELITKLLDELVPEKCRIVLIGQSYEPLCNESEPYYKTKYGISKIDAETLRRWEKCGLNENVALPLPNAFIPQNFDIMPVDADMPKHPSIIKDTPILRVWHKQDDHFMKPKACMTFDMSNPIAYLDPLNCNLNQLMVSLLKDQLNEYLYDAALAGLKLQVNTKSTGIEFSIRGYNDKQLVLLEKVLDHLFDFKIDEKRFDILREEFIRSLKNFKAEQPYQHAIYYLALILTENAWANSELLDAMELVTYDRVVNFARDFFHRLHTECFIYGNVTKVQALDVAERVNKRLEATDSILLPLLARQMLKKREYKLCSGDSYLFENQNNYHKSSCAQLYFQYGSQTDRSNIMLNLIAQVLSEPCYDVLRTKEQLGYIVFSGIRKVNGANGIRIIVQSSKHPSFVEDRIETFLENYLKLMEEMPLDEFERHKEALALKKLEKPKNVSQQFHQFYNEIALAQYHFERDEAEVAILRKITKEEFLECFKSFIKRDGPERRVLSVHIISTQLNQDDNKTETPEEEVVITNMERHEKITDLEAFKSSKELYPICLPVLDIKAKGARSKL